The proteins below are encoded in one region of bacterium:
- the rsmH gene encoding 16S rRNA (cytosine(1402)-N(4))-methyltransferase RsmH yields MTDTSFEQNYHRPVLAEPAVDLLVTNPDGIYLDGTVGGGGHSLLIAKKLSKRGTLIGCDRDADAIAQSRKVLPETAVLIQCRFSEIKEATREFTQRGVWGVLLDLGVSSFQLDTAERGFSHRFSGPLDLRMDPSRGETAADLLKDIDLSDLTRIIFAYGEDSQARRIAKAILETRARHPIETTDDLAQIIDRSVPATRAKSLARVFQALRIAVNHELEELEQGLVDCWDMLIPGGRLVVISYHSLEDRIVKTFMRSKAEPPQPPAYLPMAPTEPPEGKLPFRKPLLPSETEIDENPRARSAKLRVVEKILS; encoded by the coding sequence TTGACTGACACCTCTTTCGAACAGAATTACCACAGGCCTGTGCTGGCTGAGCCTGCGGTGGATCTGCTGGTGACCAATCCCGACGGCATCTACCTCGATGGCACGGTCGGGGGAGGCGGTCACAGCCTGCTGATTGCCAAAAAACTGTCGAAGAGAGGCACTCTGATCGGTTGCGACCGGGACGCCGACGCCATTGCCCAGTCGCGCAAGGTGTTGCCCGAGACCGCAGTACTGATCCAGTGCCGGTTTTCGGAGATCAAAGAGGCAACAAGAGAGTTCACGCAGCGCGGTGTCTGGGGGGTGCTGCTTGACTTAGGAGTTTCCAGCTTTCAGTTGGACACGGCAGAGCGCGGTTTCAGCCACAGATTCTCTGGACCGCTGGATTTGAGAATGGACCCTTCGAGAGGAGAAACCGCGGCGGATCTGCTGAAGGATATCGACCTGAGCGATCTTACCCGGATAATTTTTGCCTACGGCGAGGATTCGCAGGCACGACGCATCGCCAAGGCCATTCTCGAAACCCGCGCGCGGCATCCCATCGAAACCACGGACGACTTGGCGCAGATCATTGATAGAAGTGTTCCGGCGACCCGCGCCAAGAGTCTGGCCCGAGTGTTTCAGGCCCTGCGGATTGCCGTAAACCATGAGCTTGAAGAATTAGAGCAAGGGCTGGTGGATTGCTGGGATATGCTGATTCCGGGAGGACGACTGGTAGTGATCAGCTACCATTCTCTCGAAGATCGGATTGTGAAGACCTTTATGAGGTCCAAAGCCGAGCCACCGCAACCACCTGCCTATTTGCCAATGGCACCGACTGAACCACCGGAAGGAAAGCTGCCCTTTAGAAAGCCGCTCCTCCCTTCTGAGACCGAGATCGACGAAAATCCCCGCGCTCGCAGCGCTAAACTTCGGGTCGTAGAAAAAATCCTATCCTGA
- a CDS encoding penicillin-binding protein, protein MSEGHRKVPRERFLACVLLAILCAFGMRLVQLQVFQHGQWQTIARNQSMTTKYQKPSRGEIRDKNGLTLAVTLPLTYAVGYRPQYALDMNALAGTLSTYLQKPKREMREKLETTSFTYLARRVDWQTKEKLEALNLSCLQFDEEPRRAYPSNTYASTVVGFTNRDGKGMEGVEGFMNDELSGEGYQELCRVDALREASAALSPAPVETKGADITLTIDLQLQTIVEEKMREGLKDRTFERACAVMVDPQTGAVLALSTYPSFDPNQPGDGKADYRRCWPVTDVYEPGSIFKIVAISKALESGRFKRTSLINCEGGKYSVGGITIHDSHAHGTISVDDVLAYSSNIGTAKIARAFSPAEIYDKVRAYGFGNLTLVGIPMEQPGEVPVPERWSGSTQATVAFGQGISCTALQVTMAYAAVANGGLLMKPRLVQSVRFPSGAHTDYPAEIIRRVMPAEIASQINEMLVNVVEYGTGTKAKVDGMRIAGKTGTAEKVDYVHHTYFKGRFMSSFVGFFPAEHPQYVLLITVDDPRGEHYGGSVAGPIFKAIVEDMRMMSTPSPAPSPSTTPVPLEMTVNHSTQKDASSGRVQPPRTAAYVPVSLASVTTYQSQTTTDSTLVAVPSLQGWSLRPAVEELSKRKLSFKLLGSRTVVTQFPPAGTMVPVGTVCELYGVTE, encoded by the coding sequence ATGAGTGAAGGGCACCGCAAAGTCCCGCGGGAACGTTTTCTCGCCTGCGTCCTGTTGGCGATCTTGTGCGCCTTCGGCATGCGGTTGGTGCAGCTCCAGGTCTTCCAGCATGGCCAGTGGCAGACCATTGCCCGCAACCAGTCGATGACGACCAAGTATCAGAAGCCAAGCCGCGGGGAAATTCGGGACAAGAACGGCCTGACGCTGGCGGTGACGCTTCCCTTAACCTACGCCGTAGGATACCGCCCGCAGTACGCGCTGGACATGAATGCCCTCGCAGGCACGCTATCCACCTACTTGCAGAAACCGAAGCGCGAAATGCGGGAGAAGCTCGAGACCACCAGCTTCACCTACCTTGCGCGCCGTGTGGATTGGCAGACCAAGGAGAAGCTGGAAGCGCTGAACCTGTCCTGTTTGCAGTTTGATGAGGAGCCGCGCCGCGCCTATCCTTCCAATACCTATGCCTCCACCGTGGTCGGATTTACCAACCGCGACGGCAAGGGCATGGAAGGCGTGGAAGGGTTCATGAATGATGAACTCTCCGGCGAAGGCTATCAGGAGCTATGCCGCGTTGATGCCCTGCGCGAAGCGTCTGCCGCCCTCTCCCCCGCCCCGGTGGAGACGAAGGGCGCGGACATTACTCTGACGATTGACCTGCAGTTGCAGACCATTGTCGAAGAAAAGATGCGCGAAGGACTGAAGGATCGCACCTTCGAGCGCGCGTGCGCGGTAATGGTAGATCCGCAGACCGGCGCCGTTCTCGCGCTGTCCACGTATCCATCGTTCGATCCCAATCAACCGGGCGACGGCAAAGCAGACTATCGCCGCTGCTGGCCTGTTACCGATGTGTACGAGCCGGGCTCCATCTTCAAGATCGTGGCGATTTCCAAGGCGCTGGAGAGTGGACGGTTCAAGCGGACGTCGCTGATCAATTGCGAAGGCGGCAAATATTCCGTCGGCGGCATTACGATTCACGATTCCCACGCGCATGGCACCATCTCCGTGGATGACGTGCTGGCGTATTCAAGCAACATCGGGACGGCGAAGATCGCGCGGGCATTCAGTCCGGCTGAGATTTATGACAAGGTGCGTGCGTACGGTTTCGGCAACCTGACTCTGGTGGGAATTCCCATGGAGCAGCCGGGCGAAGTTCCGGTGCCGGAACGGTGGAGCGGTTCGACGCAGGCGACGGTGGCCTTCGGGCAGGGAATATCCTGCACCGCGTTGCAGGTTACGATGGCCTACGCGGCTGTAGCCAACGGCGGCCTGTTGATGAAACCGCGTCTCGTGCAATCCGTGCGTTTCCCGTCGGGAGCGCACACCGATTATCCGGCGGAGATTATCCGCCGCGTGATGCCGGCGGAGATCGCCTCGCAGATCAATGAGATGCTGGTGAATGTCGTCGAGTACGGCACAGGCACCAAAGCCAAGGTGGACGGCATGCGCATCGCGGGCAAGACCGGCACTGCCGAGAAGGTCGACTATGTGCACCACACCTATTTTAAAGGACGCTTCATGTCGTCCTTTGTCGGCTTTTTCCCGGCGGAACACCCGCAATATGTGCTGCTGATTACGGTGGATGACCCGCGCGGTGAGCACTACGGCGGCTCGGTGGCAGGACCGATCTTCAAGGCCATTGTCGAAGACATGCGCATGATGTCCACGCCGAGTCCCGCGCCTTCTCCGTCCACGACTCCTGTACCGCTGGAAATGACGGTGAACCACAGTACGCAGAAAGACGCGTCGTCTGGCCGCGTGCAACCGCCGCGAACTGCCGCCTATGTACCGGTTTCGCTGGCTTCTGTAACCACCTATCAGAGTCAAACCACAACGGATTCGACGCTGGTAGCCGTGCCATCCCTGCAGGGATGGTCGCTGCGGCCGGCCGTCGAGGAACTCTCCAAGCGGAAGTTGAGTTTCAAACTCCTTGGAAGCCGCACCGTTGTGACTCAATTTCCTCCCGCCGGAACGATGGTTCCCGTCGGCACAGTCTGTGAACTGTACGGCGTTACGGAATAA
- a CDS encoding UDP-N-acetylmuramoyl-L-alanyl-D-glutamate--2,6-diaminopimelate ligase — protein sequence MTPAPKRLHDLTVELRDCRRFGDGDPLVHSLAYDSRAVQEGSLFVALRGLKADGAQFIRDAIARGAAAIVADTAPESGLQVPFIRVQDGRKALAELAWSFYDHPERSLTLAGITGTNGKTTVATQLRAVLDFAGHRTGLIGTLGIYYGEVAAESPRTTPESADLAAHFAAMRALGFTHAVMEATSIGIDLQRTWKLPFRATVFTNLTRDHLDYHGSVEAYRDAKLRLFQEQEPDGAAVINLDDPAANDFVKAARAKVLTYSLLTNADFRATNLRLTRQSTSFDLVTAHGTLPIEAPLIGHFNAQNLLAVIATAFALGVPLEITKQALAQAVPVPGRAEMVRSSAPFTVVVDYAHTPDALEKILSTLQALEHNRIFTVVGAGGDRDHGKRPLMAEVAHRLSDQLFLTSDNPRSEDPEVILNEMAAGLSAENHYFRNADRRLTIETALAEARNGDIVLIAGKGHESYQEIQGVKHPFDDRLVAAAYLSRAGYAL from the coding sequence ATGACTCCTGCTCCGAAAAGACTCCATGATCTGACAGTTGAACTGCGGGACTGCCGCCGGTTCGGCGACGGCGATCCGCTGGTCCACTCTCTGGCCTATGACTCCCGCGCCGTCCAGGAAGGCAGCCTGTTTGTCGCCCTGCGCGGCCTCAAAGCGGACGGCGCTCAGTTCATTCGGGATGCCATCGCACGCGGCGCCGCCGCCATCGTTGCGGACACCGCGCCGGAAAGTGGATTGCAGGTTCCCTTCATTAGGGTGCAGGACGGACGCAAAGCCCTCGCCGAGTTGGCGTGGAGCTTCTATGATCACCCCGAACGTTCTTTGACTCTGGCCGGCATCACCGGCACCAACGGCAAGACGACGGTCGCCACGCAGTTGCGCGCGGTGCTGGATTTTGCGGGACATCGCACCGGGTTGATCGGCACGTTGGGCATCTATTATGGAGAGGTCGCCGCTGAATCGCCGCGCACCACGCCCGAGTCCGCCGACCTTGCCGCTCACTTTGCCGCAATGCGCGCGCTGGGATTTACTCACGCCGTCATGGAAGCGACATCCATCGGCATTGATTTGCAGCGCACATGGAAGCTTCCCTTCCGTGCGACGGTCTTCACCAATCTCACGCGCGACCATCTCGACTATCACGGTTCCGTGGAAGCCTATCGCGATGCCAAACTGCGGTTGTTTCAGGAGCAGGAACCGGATGGCGCGGCGGTTATTAATCTGGACGATCCGGCGGCCAACGATTTTGTGAAGGCTGCACGGGCCAAGGTGCTGACCTATTCTCTGTTGACGAATGCGGATTTCCGCGCAACGAACCTCCGGTTGACCCGCCAGTCCACGAGCTTCGATCTGGTGACCGCCCACGGTACACTGCCGATTGAAGCTCCACTGATCGGACACTTCAACGCACAGAATCTACTCGCCGTTATTGCCACCGCCTTCGCCCTGGGAGTTCCCCTTGAGATCACAAAGCAGGCGCTCGCGCAAGCCGTCCCTGTCCCTGGCCGTGCTGAGATGGTGCGATCATCCGCGCCTTTCACGGTCGTCGTGGATTACGCTCACACACCCGACGCTCTGGAAAAGATCCTGAGCACCCTTCAGGCTTTGGAGCACAACCGCATCTTCACGGTGGTTGGCGCGGGCGGTGACCGTGACCACGGCAAGCGCCCGCTGATGGCTGAAGTCGCGCACCGTTTGAGCGACCAATTGTTTTTGACCAGCGATAATCCGCGCAGTGAAGATCCCGAAGTCATTCTGAATGAGATGGCCGCCGGACTCAGCGCAGAGAATCATTACTTCCGCAATGCCGACCGGCGACTGACGATTGAGACGGCTCTGGCGGAAGCACGCAACGGTGACATTGTCTTGATTGCAGGCAAGGGCCATGAATCCTATCAAGAGATTCAGGGCGTCAAGCATCCGTTTGATGATCGGCTTGTGGCCGCAGCGTACCTTTCGCGCGCCGGGTACGCACTATGA